One genomic segment of Intestinimonas butyriciproducens includes these proteins:
- a CDS encoding CarD family transcriptional regulator, which translates to MFQKGELIFYNNSGACRVEAVGPLEEARGADRARSYYTLSLLHGGGTIFAPVNSQVFMRPILSAEAANALIDTLPSIEASGWNERGARSLTDHYHKAFQGHRSEDLLQLMKDIHVKSQESLRRGKRLGMIDQTYKKKAEELVYSEFSAALGIPFEEVEDYIAKRLESREKKNA; encoded by the coding sequence ATGTTTCAAAAGGGAGAGCTGATCTTTTACAACAACTCCGGCGCATGCCGCGTGGAGGCAGTGGGACCGCTGGAGGAGGCGCGGGGTGCGGACCGGGCGCGGAGCTATTACACCCTCTCGCTGTTGCATGGGGGAGGGACGATCTTCGCCCCTGTAAACAGCCAGGTCTTTATGCGCCCCATCCTGTCGGCGGAGGCAGCCAATGCACTCATTGATACACTCCCCTCCATTGAGGCATCCGGCTGGAACGAAAGGGGCGCACGTTCCCTGACCGACCACTACCATAAAGCCTTTCAGGGACACAGATCAGAAGACCTGCTGCAGTTGATGAAGGATATCCATGTCAAATCTCAGGAGTCGCTCCGACGGGGAAAGCGTCTGGGTATGATCGATCAGACCTATAAAAAGAAAGCGGAAGAGCTGGTCTACAGCGAATTCTCCGCTGCTCTGGGCATCCCCTTTGAAGAGGTGGAGGACTATATCGCTAAGAGGCTGGAGTCCCGGGAGAAGAAAAACGCGTAG
- a CDS encoding homocysteine S-methyltransferase family protein produces MEPIPLSLPILMDGATGTELQKRGMPQGACTEQWALEHPEALLELQRSYVEAGAGVLVTPTLGANRGALERFGLEGHLEEYNRRLTALTRQAAAGRALVAGDLGPTGQAIPPYGETPFEALVDLYAEQAGVLLSAGVDLFLVESVMAMAEARAAVLGIRKAGGDKPVLVTCYCDDEGRTPTGTDVLACAIVMQGMGVAAFGLNCVDPAVAEEQLTRLHLYTDMPLIAEPSAGLPETLSDGTPAYQDNAGEFAKRVPSWAAAGVRIFGGCCGTNPGHIRAMREALEQIDFSAFPPVAKDPDVIPCASEKEARFITPDVDVGETIECTPDLVEDILEAEEERPVGALRIAILEEDDLEIFAEEQYAIKDALCLWSDVPELMEGALRVYQGRAFYDGTAELEPEVLERLSRLYGLIVL; encoded by the coding sequence ATGGAGCCCATACCCTTATCCCTGCCCATTCTGATGGATGGGGCCACCGGCACCGAACTGCAGAAGAGGGGCATGCCCCAGGGGGCTTGCACCGAGCAGTGGGCCCTGGAACACCCGGAGGCCCTGCTGGAGCTCCAGCGGAGCTATGTGGAGGCAGGGGCCGGCGTGCTGGTGACCCCGACGCTGGGGGCCAACCGGGGCGCGCTGGAGAGATTTGGACTGGAGGGGCATCTGGAGGAGTACAATCGGCGCCTCACCGCGCTCACCCGCCAAGCCGCGGCGGGCCGGGCCTTGGTGGCCGGGGATCTGGGACCCACCGGACAGGCCATCCCCCCCTATGGAGAGACCCCTTTTGAGGCGCTGGTGGACCTGTATGCCGAGCAGGCGGGCGTCCTGCTCTCCGCCGGGGTGGATCTCTTTTTGGTGGAGAGCGTCATGGCCATGGCGGAGGCCCGGGCCGCCGTACTGGGGATTCGAAAAGCCGGAGGGGACAAGCCTGTTCTGGTAACCTGCTATTGCGACGACGAGGGGCGCACTCCCACGGGTACGGACGTGCTGGCCTGTGCCATCGTGATGCAGGGCATGGGGGTGGCCGCTTTTGGCCTCAACTGTGTGGACCCTGCTGTGGCTGAAGAGCAGCTCACCCGTCTCCACCTCTATACGGATATGCCCCTCATTGCCGAGCCCAGCGCCGGCCTGCCGGAGACCTTGTCGGATGGAACGCCGGCCTATCAGGACAATGCCGGGGAATTCGCCAAACGGGTCCCGAGCTGGGCGGCGGCGGGTGTGCGCATCTTCGGCGGCTGTTGCGGCACCAACCCGGGCCATATCCGGGCGATGCGGGAAGCGTTGGAGCAGATCGATTTTTCCGCGTTTCCACCGGTGGCGAAGGACCCGGACGTGATCCCCTGTGCCAGCGAGAAGGAGGCCCGGTTCATCACTCCGGACGTGGATGTGGGAGAGACCATCGAGTGTACCCCCGATCTGGTGGAGGATATCCTGGAGGCGGAGGAGGAGAGACCGGTGGGGGCGCTCCGTATCGCCATCCTGGAAGAAGATGATCTGGAGATCTTCGCCGAGGAGCAGTACGCCATCAAGGACGCCCTTTGTCTCTGGTCCGATGTGCCGGAGCTGATGGAGGGGGCTCTGCGGGTCTATCAGGGCCGGGCCTTTTACGACGGCACCGCCGAACTGGAGCCGGAGGTGCTGGAACGGCTTTCCAGACTCTATGGGCTCATCGTACTCTAA
- the murI gene encoding glutamate racemase: MDNRPIGVFDSGLGGLTAVRELQRLLPGEDIIYFGDTARVPYGGRSRDTLVRYARQDVAFLRTFDLKAIVIACGTVSTTALDVLTEENDIPIWGVVEPAAEAAARSTKNGLVGLIGTQATIRSGAYERRIAAEAPGVRVLSRACPLFVPLVENGRFRPGDVVAETVAAEYLEPFQDAGVDTLVLGCTHYPLLTEVIGNCMGPGVTLVNVGEKCARRVAERLGGMAALAEPGRRGESRYYVSDSVEDFSRLASIFLRQDVAAEVTQVDIWRY, translated from the coding sequence GTGGATAATCGGCCAATCGGCGTGTTTGACTCCGGCCTGGGCGGCCTGACGGCGGTGCGCGAGCTGCAGCGGCTGCTGCCCGGGGAGGACATCATCTATTTCGGAGATACTGCACGGGTGCCCTACGGCGGCCGTTCGCGGGATACCCTTGTGCGCTATGCTAGGCAGGACGTGGCTTTTCTCCGTACCTTTGACCTGAAGGCCATCGTCATCGCCTGCGGCACTGTGTCCACTACGGCCCTGGACGTACTGACGGAGGAAAACGACATTCCCATCTGGGGCGTGGTGGAACCCGCGGCGGAGGCGGCGGCCCGGAGCACGAAAAACGGCCTGGTGGGACTCATTGGCACCCAGGCCACCATTCGCAGCGGGGCGTACGAGCGGCGGATCGCGGCGGAGGCCCCCGGTGTGCGCGTGCTCTCCCGGGCATGTCCGCTCTTTGTGCCGCTGGTGGAGAACGGGCGCTTCCGCCCAGGCGATGTCGTGGCGGAGACGGTGGCGGCGGAGTACCTGGAACCGTTTCAGGATGCCGGCGTGGATACCCTGGTGCTGGGCTGCACCCATTATCCGCTGCTGACCGAGGTCATCGGGAACTGTATGGGGCCCGGCGTGACGCTGGTGAACGTAGGGGAGAAGTGCGCCCGCCGTGTGGCGGAGCGACTGGGCGGGATGGCCGCCCTGGCGGAACCTGGCAGGCGCGGGGAAAGCCGTTACTATGTCAGCGACAGCGTGGAGGATTTTTCCCGTCTGGCCTCGATCTTCCTGCGGCAGGATGTGGCGGCGGAGGTCACCCAGGTGGATATCTGGCGGTACTGA
- a CDS encoding single-stranded DNA-binding protein: protein MQTGWNENRALLCGTVAGEPVLSHENHGVSYDVFPLSVPRLSGAEDRLNVVAARPLLTDCPLAPGDRVEVQGEVRSFNNRTGPGSRLVITLFARSLSPTRAEPANCLELSGVLCKSPILRRTPLGREICDLMLAVNRKYGRADYLPCIAWGTLAQRCGGLHVGDGVKLEGRLQSRSYQKVVDGVTQDRTAFEVSVMHLEPL, encoded by the coding sequence ATGCAAACAGGCTGGAATGAGAACCGGGCGCTACTCTGCGGCACAGTGGCGGGAGAGCCGGTCCTCTCCCATGAGAATCACGGCGTGAGCTACGACGTTTTCCCCCTCTCGGTCCCCCGCCTCTCCGGGGCCGAGGACCGCCTCAACGTAGTGGCGGCCCGTCCGCTGCTGACGGACTGTCCCCTGGCCCCAGGCGACCGCGTGGAGGTCCAGGGCGAGGTCCGCTCCTTCAACAACCGCACCGGACCCGGCAGCCGCCTGGTCATCACCCTCTTTGCGCGGAGCCTCTCCCCCACCCGCGCGGAGCCCGCGAACTGCCTGGAGCTCTCCGGCGTGCTGTGCAAGTCTCCGATCCTGCGGCGCACCCCGCTGGGCCGGGAGATCTGCGACCTGATGCTGGCGGTCAACCGAAAATATGGCCGGGCCGATTACCTGCCCTGTATCGCCTGGGGCACGCTGGCCCAGCGCTGCGGCGGCCTGCACGTGGGGGACGGGGTCAAGCTGGAGGGGCGGCTTCAGAGTCGGAGCTACCAGAAGGTAGTGGACGGCGTGACACAGGACCGCACGGCTTTTGAGGTGTCTGTCATGCACCTGGAACCGCTCTGA
- the arcC gene encoding carbamate kinase translates to MGKRIVIALGGNALGENLPEQMAAARGTARAIADLIQAGHEVVVAHGNGPQVGMIQKAMAELTRSDPERYIPCPLSVCVAMSQGYIGYDLQNALREELMDRGIDKGVATVLTQVEVDPADPAFQHPTKPIGAFMTREEADKLVAERGYDVVEDAGRGWSRVVASPKPVSIVEIKSIRDMVAAGLVVVACGGGGIPVFKTDGHHLKGAAAVIDKDFAACTLARQLDADCLIILTAVEKVAIHFGKPNVEWLSFLTPARARAYMDDGEFAPGSMLPKVQAAVEFAESAPGRTALITLLEKAGEGIEGRTGTLIQR, encoded by the coding sequence ATGGGGAAACGTATCGTCATCGCCTTGGGCGGCAATGCGCTGGGGGAGAATTTGCCCGAGCAGATGGCCGCGGCCCGTGGGACCGCCCGCGCCATCGCCGATCTGATCCAGGCGGGCCACGAGGTGGTCGTCGCCCACGGCAACGGCCCCCAGGTGGGCATGATCCAGAAGGCCATGGCTGAACTCACCCGATCCGATCCGGAGAGATATATCCCCTGCCCTCTGTCCGTCTGCGTGGCCATGAGCCAAGGCTACATCGGCTATGATCTCCAGAACGCTCTGCGGGAGGAACTGATGGACCGGGGCATTGATAAAGGCGTGGCCACGGTGCTCACCCAGGTGGAGGTGGACCCCGCAGACCCGGCTTTCCAGCATCCCACCAAGCCCATTGGAGCCTTTATGACCAGGGAGGAGGCCGACAAGCTGGTAGCGGAGCGGGGTTACGATGTCGTGGAGGATGCCGGGCGGGGCTGGAGCCGGGTGGTGGCCTCCCCCAAGCCGGTCTCTATTGTGGAGATCAAGTCTATCCGTGATATGGTGGCCGCCGGACTGGTGGTGGTAGCCTGCGGCGGCGGGGGTATCCCGGTTTTTAAGACCGACGGACATCATCTCAAGGGCGCGGCCGCCGTCATCGACAAGGACTTCGCAGCCTGTACCCTGGCCCGGCAGCTGGATGCCGATTGCCTTATCATCCTCACCGCAGTGGAAAAGGTGGCCATTCACTTCGGAAAGCCGAACGTGGAATGGCTCTCCTTCCTGACCCCGGCCCGGGCCCGGGCCTATATGGACGACGGCGAGTTCGCCCCCGGCTCCATGCTGCCCAAGGTCCAGGCCGCCGTGGAATTCGCCGAGTCCGCCCCGGGACGCACTGCGCTTATCACACTTCTGGAAAAGGCGGGAGAGGGGATCGAGGGGAGGACCGGCACCCTGATCCAAAGATAA
- a CDS encoding haloacid dehalogenase-like hydrolase gives MKNRKSSKLLALGLVFALGLGLSTAFAAVSVTPATTKVTVDGKNASVEAYNIDNGNNYFKLRDFATNLDFGLTWDAATDTAAIDTTTHYKPDATQLITGNWAPATRARIQAVIDENAGKGRYVVFDFDNTSVIFDVQEALLVYQTENLIFKIAPEDMEAVLETGIPDLDKEMGKSIDGKTITPATLVADLVSDYAWIYNNYSGMKGDKDLAYIHASNEYQDFAAKLRFMYNNLGDYFDHAVSYPWVTYLFTGMTPEEVQELATASHEYWAGYGRYASETWTSPIELPGETGIVSASYTTGVTFTDELVDLYHTLMANDIDVYIVSASPIDTILAANECMGYGVPEDQVFAMRNKLDENGRYINEYDYDWGGEGMYAQTQGEGKSTIITNFIAPKYDGAGPLIVFGDSAGDWNMMTDWMESGDTVLGVIFNRYRKPSSDPIWEGSNEAAQTIGDADARFVLQGRDENKGQLRPSEYSILLGQTEEVLVRPAS, from the coding sequence ATGAAGAATCGTAAAAGTTCAAAGCTGCTGGCCCTGGGCTTGGTCTTTGCCCTGGGACTGGGTCTCTCCACTGCGTTCGCCGCCGTCTCCGTGACGCCCGCCACCACAAAGGTGACTGTGGACGGTAAGAATGCGTCTGTGGAGGCTTATAATATCGACAACGGGAACAACTACTTCAAGCTCCGCGACTTTGCCACCAATCTGGATTTCGGCCTCACCTGGGATGCGGCCACCGACACCGCCGCCATCGACACCACCACCCACTACAAGCCCGACGCTACGCAGTTGATCACCGGCAACTGGGCCCCCGCCACCCGGGCGCGCATTCAGGCCGTCATAGATGAGAACGCGGGCAAGGGCCGCTATGTGGTCTTCGATTTCGACAATACCTCCGTTATCTTCGACGTGCAGGAGGCCCTGCTGGTCTACCAGACCGAGAACCTGATCTTCAAGATCGCCCCCGAGGACATGGAGGCCGTGCTGGAGACCGGCATCCCCGATCTTGATAAGGAGATGGGCAAGAGCATCGACGGCAAGACCATCACCCCCGCCACGCTGGTGGCCGATCTGGTGTCCGATTACGCCTGGATCTACAACAACTACTCCGGGATGAAGGGAGACAAGGATCTGGCCTACATCCACGCCTCCAACGAGTACCAGGATTTCGCCGCCAAGCTGCGCTTTATGTACAACAATCTGGGCGACTACTTTGATCACGCCGTCTCCTATCCCTGGGTCACCTATCTCTTCACCGGCATGACCCCTGAAGAGGTACAGGAGCTGGCGACCGCCTCCCATGAATATTGGGCCGGCTACGGCCGCTATGCCTCCGAGACCTGGACCTCTCCCATCGAGCTCCCCGGCGAGACCGGGATCGTCAGCGCCTCCTACACCACTGGCGTCACCTTCACGGATGAGCTGGTGGATCTCTATCATACACTGATGGCCAACGATATCGATGTGTATATTGTCTCCGCCTCCCCCATCGACACCATCCTGGCCGCCAACGAGTGCATGGGGTATGGCGTACCTGAGGATCAGGTCTTTGCCATGCGCAACAAGCTGGATGAGAACGGCCGCTATATCAATGAGTATGACTACGACTGGGGCGGCGAGGGCATGTATGCCCAGACCCAGGGTGAGGGCAAGAGCACCATCATCACCAATTTCATCGCCCCCAAGTATGACGGCGCGGGCCCCCTGATCGTCTTCGGCGACAGTGCGGGCGACTGGAACATGATGACCGACTGGATGGAGTCCGGCGATACGGTGCTGGGCGTCATCTTCAACCGCTACCGCAAGCCCTCCAGCGATCCCATTTGGGAGGGTTCCAACGAGGCTGCCCAGACCATCGGCGACGCCGACGCCCGTTTTGTGCTCCAGGGCCGGGACGAGAACAAGGGCCAGCTCCGTCCCAGCGAGTACTCCATTCTGCTGGGCCAGACCGAGGAAGTCCTGGTCCGCCCCGCCTCCTGA
- the ygeW gene encoding knotted carbamoyltransferase YgeW, with the protein MDQTLQNYIDKLNALNFKEMYEGDFFLTWDKTDDELEAVFAVADALRDLRERNISARIFDSGLGISLFWDNSTRTRFSFASACNLLGLEVQDLDEGKSQIAHGETVRETANMISFMADVIGIRDDMYIGKGHTYMQSVADAVAEGYRDGVLEQRPTLVNLQCDIDHPTQCMADMLHIIHEFGGVENLKGKKVAMTWAYSPSYGKPLSVPQGVIGLMTRFGMDVVLAHPEGYEVMPEVEEVARQNARRSGGTFTKTNSMAEAFAGADIVYPKSWAPFAAMEKRTELYAGGDSAGIQALEKELLEQNARHKDWCCTEELMKTTREGKALYLHCLPADINGVSCVDGEVEASVFDRYRTPLYKEASFKPYIIAAMIFLAKVRDPQATLKALEDRGTARWFQK; encoded by the coding sequence ATGGATCAGACCCTTCAAAACTATATTGACAAGCTTAATGCCCTCAACTTTAAGGAGATGTACGAGGGCGACTTCTTCCTCACCTGGGATAAGACCGACGACGAGCTGGAGGCCGTGTTCGCCGTGGCGGACGCGCTGCGGGATCTGCGGGAGCGGAACATTTCCGCCAGGATCTTTGATTCCGGCCTGGGCATCTCCCTCTTCTGGGACAACTCCACCCGGACCCGCTTCTCCTTCGCCAGCGCCTGCAACCTGCTGGGCCTGGAGGTCCAGGACCTGGACGAGGGCAAGAGCCAGATCGCCCACGGCGAGACCGTGCGGGAGACCGCCAATATGATCTCCTTCATGGCCGATGTCATCGGTATCCGGGACGATATGTACATCGGAAAGGGTCACACCTATATGCAGTCCGTGGCCGACGCGGTGGCCGAGGGCTACCGGGACGGGGTGCTGGAGCAGCGGCCTACCCTGGTGAATCTCCAGTGCGATATCGACCACCCCACCCAGTGCATGGCCGATATGCTCCATATCATTCACGAGTTCGGCGGCGTAGAGAACCTGAAGGGCAAGAAGGTGGCCATGACCTGGGCGTACTCACCCAGCTACGGTAAGCCCCTGTCGGTGCCCCAGGGGGTGATCGGGCTGATGACCCGCTTCGGCATGGATGTGGTGCTGGCCCACCCCGAGGGCTACGAGGTCATGCCCGAGGTGGAGGAGGTGGCCCGCCAGAACGCCCGGCGCTCCGGCGGCACCTTTACCAAGACCAACTCCATGGCGGAGGCCTTTGCAGGGGCGGATATCGTCTACCCCAAGAGCTGGGCGCCCTTCGCCGCCATGGAGAAGCGGACCGAACTGTACGCCGGGGGCGACAGCGCGGGCATCCAGGCGCTGGAGAAGGAGCTGCTGGAGCAGAATGCCCGGCACAAGGACTGGTGCTGCACCGAGGAGCTGATGAAGACCACCCGAGAGGGCAAGGCGCTGTATCTCCACTGCCTGCCCGCCGACATCAACGGCGTCTCCTGTGTGGACGGCGAGGTGGAGGCCAGCGTCTTCGATCGCTACCGCACCCCCCTCTACAAGGAGGCCAGCTTCAAGCCCTACATCATCGCCGCCATGATCTTCCTGGCCAAGGTCAGGGATCCCCAGGCCACCCTGAAGGCCCTGGAGGACCGCGGCACGGCCCGCTGGTTCCAGAAGTAA
- a CDS encoding GGDEF domain-containing protein codes for MISRNTQALLPFDEQYRGEVETRLAEDAYRTEHFLALCILFMQSLLLFIFCFRAGGPFFSPRRTGYTLLYFLLIVFTLLFLWARRRTRHRSGAFQLRLGAAYAGLVCLWSCAVTCLDQLGGNGLVVFSYMLPALAALTVLTLHQSILIFGSAFLIINLALPFLPGGIHNLFSNLINSFALSSLSIFIAWRLYLSRASAHYGNILVQKQYQELERVNQKLEELADTDQLTGLNNRRYLERHIRQRLEDMRGSCLPVAGLMVDIDFFKQYNDKYGHLAGDECLRVIAEEIRRFAAQGDIHAVRYGGEEFFLCWIGCGTQEAQEGAERLRKAVSVAQGPSGYPPVTTSIGIHVRAPWGNTDFEDFLRQADSALYQAKAEGRNRVVVKGWGAVCP; via the coding sequence ATGATCTCTCGAAATACACAGGCTTTGCTCCCCTTTGACGAGCAGTACCGGGGTGAGGTGGAAACTCGCCTGGCAGAAGACGCCTACCGCACGGAGCATTTTTTGGCCCTGTGTATTTTGTTTATGCAGTCGCTGCTTCTGTTTATTTTCTGTTTCCGGGCTGGCGGACCGTTTTTCTCCCCCCGGCGTACTGGGTACACGCTGCTCTACTTCCTGCTGATCGTATTTACGCTGCTCTTTCTCTGGGCCCGTCGCAGGACGCGCCATCGCAGTGGTGCGTTTCAACTCCGCCTGGGTGCAGCTTATGCCGGCCTTGTGTGCCTGTGGTCCTGCGCCGTCACATGTCTGGATCAACTGGGCGGCAATGGGCTGGTGGTTTTCAGCTATATGCTTCCCGCCCTGGCTGCCCTCACGGTGCTCACCCTGCACCAGAGCATCCTGATCTTCGGCTCTGCCTTCCTTATTATCAATCTGGCTCTCCCCTTTCTGCCCGGCGGCATCCATAATCTCTTCAGCAACCTCATCAACAGCTTTGCGCTCTCTTCCCTGTCCATCTTCATTGCCTGGAGACTCTATCTATCACGGGCCTCCGCACACTACGGAAATATTTTGGTCCAGAAGCAATATCAGGAACTGGAGCGGGTGAATCAGAAGCTGGAGGAATTGGCGGATACCGACCAGCTTACGGGGCTCAACAACCGCCGGTATTTGGAGCGGCATATCCGTCAACGGCTGGAGGATATGCGTGGAAGCTGTCTGCCTGTAGCGGGGCTCATGGTGGATATTGATTTCTTCAAACAGTACAACGACAAATACGGCCATTTGGCCGGAGACGAATGCCTCCGTGTGATCGCGGAAGAGATCCGCCGTTTTGCGGCTCAGGGGGATATCCACGCCGTGCGTTATGGCGGAGAGGAATTCTTCCTGTGCTGGATTGGCTGTGGGACGCAGGAGGCACAGGAAGGCGCGGAGCGCCTGCGGAAGGCGGTATCCGTTGCGCAGGGCCCCTCCGGCTATCCTCCGGTGACGACCAGTATAGGTATCCATGTCCGGGCGCCCTGGGGAAACACGGACTTCGAAGACTTTCTTCGTCAGGCCGACAGTGCGCTCTATCAGGCTAAAGCCGAAGGCCGAAATCGTGTCGTCGTAAAAGGCTGGGGCGCCGTCTGTCCTTGA
- a CDS encoding DUF1934 domain-containing protein yields MDKSVIISIRGTQTLDDNPPETVELITEGRLIDCGEEGYTLTYQESELTGLEGTLTTFQVEPDCITLLRMGEFNSQMVFQPGRRHFSMYDTPYGALSIGINTRKMRAALDDHGGQIEIDYAIEIDHAVAGENAFHIDVREKEAILKQ; encoded by the coding sequence ATGGATAAAAGCGTTATCATCTCTATCAGGGGGACGCAGACCCTGGACGACAACCCGCCGGAGACCGTGGAGCTCATTACGGAGGGACGGCTGATAGACTGCGGGGAGGAGGGCTATACCCTCACATATCAGGAGAGCGAGCTCACCGGGCTGGAGGGGACCCTCACCACCTTCCAGGTGGAGCCGGACTGCATCACGCTGCTGCGGATGGGCGAATTCAATTCCCAGATGGTCTTTCAGCCGGGGCGGAGGCACTTTTCCATGTATGATACGCCCTATGGGGCGCTTTCGATCGGCATCAACACCCGGAAGATGCGCGCCGCCCTGGATGACCACGGCGGCCAGATCGAAATCGATTACGCCATTGAGATCGACCATGCGGTGGCGGGGGAGAACGCCTTCCACATCGATGTAAGGGAAAAGGAAGCCATCCTGAAGCAGTGA
- the argS gene encoding arginine--tRNA ligase — protein sequence MSNLIQSAKSQVAELTQKAYERAAAAGQLPGGLEVGGSVEIPKDVSHGDYASSFAMAGAKAMHMAPRAIAQTLCDHLDLEGSFFDKVEIAGPGFLNFTLGSRWYGQVIADVEREGARYGESDEGHGEKVMVEFVSANPTGPMHMGNARGGVLGDTLANVLSMAGYDTWKEFYVNDAGNQIHKFAVSIDARYHQLILGEENFAFPEDGYHGDDIRELAQAFRAEHGDGWLEESEEERQEAMAQFGLSVNVPKMKEDLRRYQIEYDEWFFESSLHESGYVRETVEMLTQRGWTYEKEGALWLNTTELLKEKYMREGKTREQADKLDLKDDVLRRANGFYTYFAADIAYHRNKLEKRGFSKAVNIWGADHHGHVARLQAALDGLGLDGSHRLVVVLMQLVNLLQDGKPVRMSKRSGKAIALHDLLDEISVDAARYFFNSRSSNSPLDFDLDLAVREDSDNPVYYVQYAHARICSLIAKLAEEGAAVPAAGDVDAVLLVQPEEKALLKALSMLPEEIRLAARDYDPSRINRYLVELSGDFHRFYNACRIREEAPALRDARLKLADTTRAVIAGGLGLLGVSAPEKM from the coding sequence ATGTCGAATCTGATCCAGTCCGCCAAGAGTCAGGTGGCGGAGCTTACGCAAAAGGCTTATGAGAGGGCCGCGGCGGCCGGACAGCTCCCCGGCGGCCTGGAGGTCGGGGGCTCTGTAGAGATCCCCAAGGACGTCTCCCACGGGGATTACGCCTCCTCCTTCGCAATGGCGGGGGCCAAGGCCATGCACATGGCGCCCCGCGCCATTGCCCAGACACTCTGCGACCACCTGGATCTGGAGGGCTCTTTTTTTGACAAGGTGGAGATCGCCGGACCCGGCTTTCTCAACTTTACCTTGGGATCCAGGTGGTACGGCCAGGTCATCGCCGACGTGGAGCGGGAGGGCGCCCGCTATGGCGAGAGCGACGAAGGCCATGGGGAAAAGGTGATGGTGGAGTTCGTCTCTGCCAATCCCACCGGCCCCATGCACATGGGCAACGCCCGGGGCGGCGTGCTGGGCGACACGCTGGCCAACGTCCTGTCCATGGCTGGATACGACACTTGGAAGGAATTCTATGTCAATGACGCCGGCAATCAGATCCACAAGTTCGCCGTGTCGATCGACGCACGCTATCATCAGCTCATTCTGGGCGAGGAGAACTTCGCCTTCCCGGAAGACGGCTACCATGGCGACGACATCCGGGAGCTGGCGCAGGCTTTCCGCGCCGAGCACGGGGACGGCTGGCTGGAGGAGAGCGAGGAGGAGCGTCAGGAGGCGATGGCCCAGTTCGGGCTGAGCGTCAACGTGCCCAAGATGAAGGAGGACCTCCGGCGTTATCAGATCGAGTATGACGAGTGGTTCTTCGAGTCCAGCCTCCATGAGAGCGGCTATGTCCGTGAGACGGTGGAGATGCTCACCCAGCGTGGCTGGACCTACGAAAAGGAAGGGGCCCTGTGGCTCAACACCACCGAGCTCCTCAAGGAAAAGTATATGCGGGAGGGAAAGACCCGCGAGCAGGCGGACAAGCTGGACCTGAAGGATGACGTGCTCCGCCGGGCCAACGGCTTTTATACCTATTTTGCCGCCGACATCGCCTACCACCGCAACAAGCTGGAAAAGCGGGGATTCTCCAAGGCTGTGAACATCTGGGGGGCCGACCACCACGGCCATGTGGCGCGGCTCCAGGCGGCGCTGGACGGCCTGGGCCTGGACGGCTCTCACCGCCTGGTGGTGGTGCTCATGCAGCTTGTGAACCTCCTCCAGGACGGCAAGCCTGTCCGAATGTCCAAGCGCTCCGGCAAGGCCATTGCCCTCCATGACCTTCTGGATGAGATCTCCGTGGATGCGGCCCGCTATTTCTTTAACTCCCGCAGCAGCAATTCCCCGCTGGACTTCGACCTGGATCTGGCTGTCCGGGAGGATTCGGATAATCCGGTTTACTATGTGCAGTATGCCCACGCCCGCATCTGTTCCCTCATCGCCAAGCTCGCGGAAGAGGGGGCGGCGGTCCCGGCGGCGGGGGACGTGGACGCCGTGCTGCTCGTCCAGCCGGAGGAAAAGGCGTTGCTGAAGGCGCTCTCCATGCTGCCGGAAGAGATCCGGTTGGCGGCGCGGGACTACGATCCCTCCCGCATCAACCGCTATCTGGTGGAGCTGTCAGGCGATTTCCACCGGTTCTATAATGCCTGCCGTATTCGGGAAGAGGCCCCCGCCCTGCGGGATGCCCGCCTCAAGCTGGCGGATACCACCCGGGCCGTCATCGCCGGCGGACTGGGACTGCTGGGGGTGAGCGCCCCGGAAAAAATGTGA